Proteins from a single region of Stigmatella erecta:
- the ftsH gene encoding ATP-dependent zinc metalloprotease FtsH — MRSTYKTIGLWVILIVLFVAFYNFFSQGNEQVEEPTFTQLLAKVEEKKVRAISVKGNTYSGDYVDTKARFRTTGPAADTSMLTKLQDMGVDVKYEKEEQNNLWLTILGQWMPVVFLFLFFIFFMRQLQGGSGKAMTFGKSKAKLLNESHNKVTFADVAGADECKEELEEIVAFLKDPKKFTKLGGRIPKGVLMMGSPGTGKTLLARAVAGEAGVPFFSISGSDFVEMFVGVGASRVRDLFEQGKKNAPCIIFIDEIDAVGRHRGAGLGGGHDEREQTLNQLLVEMDGFESNEGVILIAATNRPDVLDPALQRPGRFDRRIVVPRPDLKGRLGVLKVHTRRVPLAPDVELDVIARGTPGMTGADLENLVNESALMAARQNKERVDLSDFEAAKDKVFMGPERKSMIMTEKEKRNTAVHEAGHALLAKLLPGCDPLHKVTIIPRGQALGVTWSLPTEDKVNGYKKQILDQITMAMGGRLAEELLHNEVSSGASNDIERATETARAMVCRWGMSEKLGPLAFGKSEGEVFLGRDFNSSKDYSEDTARQIDAEVRGIVIGCYERGKQLLTDHKDVLQRISDALVEYETLDAEDVNVILQGGSLTRERPAPRLIAPPPKSTEKKDKRKILDALESIPKMEPNKA; from the coding sequence GTGCGTTCGACTTACAAGACCATTGGCCTCTGGGTCATCCTGATCGTCCTGTTCGTGGCGTTCTACAATTTCTTCTCTCAAGGCAACGAGCAGGTCGAGGAGCCTACCTTCACGCAGCTGCTGGCGAAGGTCGAGGAGAAGAAGGTTCGCGCCATCTCGGTCAAGGGCAACACCTACTCCGGTGACTACGTCGATACCAAGGCTCGGTTCCGCACCACGGGCCCCGCCGCCGATACCTCCATGCTCACCAAGCTGCAGGACATGGGCGTGGACGTGAAGTACGAGAAGGAGGAGCAGAACAACCTCTGGTTGACCATCCTCGGCCAGTGGATGCCGGTGGTCTTCCTGTTCCTGTTCTTCATCTTCTTCATGCGCCAGCTCCAGGGCGGCAGCGGCAAGGCGATGACCTTCGGCAAGTCGAAGGCCAAGCTGCTCAACGAGAGCCACAACAAGGTGACGTTCGCCGATGTGGCCGGTGCCGACGAGTGCAAGGAAGAGCTCGAGGAGATCGTCGCCTTCCTCAAGGACCCCAAGAAGTTCACCAAGCTGGGCGGCCGGATCCCGAAGGGCGTGCTGATGATGGGCTCGCCCGGTACGGGCAAGACGCTGCTGGCCCGGGCGGTGGCCGGTGAGGCCGGTGTGCCGTTCTTCTCCATCTCCGGCTCGGACTTCGTGGAGATGTTCGTGGGCGTGGGCGCCAGCCGCGTGCGCGACCTGTTCGAGCAGGGCAAGAAGAACGCCCCCTGCATCATCTTCATCGACGAGATCGACGCGGTGGGCCGCCACCGTGGCGCGGGCCTGGGCGGCGGTCACGACGAGCGCGAGCAGACGCTCAACCAGCTGCTCGTGGAGATGGACGGCTTCGAGTCCAACGAGGGCGTCATCCTCATCGCCGCCACCAACCGTCCGGACGTGCTGGACCCGGCGCTCCAGCGCCCCGGCCGCTTCGACCGCCGCATCGTGGTGCCCCGTCCGGACCTGAAGGGCCGCCTGGGCGTCCTCAAGGTGCACACGCGCCGCGTGCCCCTGGCGCCGGACGTGGAGCTGGACGTCATCGCCCGCGGTACCCCCGGCATGACGGGCGCGGACCTGGAGAACCTGGTCAACGAGTCGGCCCTGATGGCCGCTCGCCAGAACAAGGAGCGCGTGGACCTCAGCGACTTCGAGGCCGCCAAGGACAAGGTCTTCATGGGCCCGGAGCGCAAGTCCATGATCATGACCGAGAAGGAGAAGCGCAACACGGCCGTCCACGAGGCCGGCCACGCGCTGCTCGCCAAGCTCCTGCCCGGGTGCGACCCGCTGCACAAGGTCACCATCATCCCGCGCGGCCAGGCCCTGGGTGTCACCTGGAGCTTGCCCACCGAGGACAAGGTCAACGGGTACAAGAAGCAGATCCTCGATCAGATCACCATGGCCATGGGTGGCCGGCTCGCCGAGGAGCTGCTGCACAACGAGGTCAGCAGCGGCGCTTCGAACGACATCGAGCGTGCCACCGAGACGGCCCGCGCCATGGTCTGCCGCTGGGGCATGAGCGAGAAGCTCGGGCCCCTGGCCTTCGGCAAGAGCGAGGGTGAGGTGTTCCTCGGCCGCGACTTCAACTCCTCCAAGGACTACTCCGAGGACACCGCGCGGCAGATTGACGCCGAGGTGCGCGGCATCGTCATCGGCTGCTACGAGCGCGGCAAGCAGCTCCTCACCGATCACAAGGACGTCCTCCAGCGCATCTCCGACGCGCTCGTGGAGTACGAGACCCTGGATGCCGAGGATGTGAACGTGATCCTCCAGGGAGGCTCGCTTACCCGTGAGCGGCCTGCTCCGCGCCTGATCGCCCCCCCGCCGAAGTCCACCGAGAAGAAGGATAAGCGGAAGATTCTCGACGCGCTGGAGTCCATCCCGAAGATGGAGCCGAACAAGGCCTAG
- the folP gene encoding dihydropteroate synthase: protein MIRAYPLLAERPSEVALGFQRLGLPTLAQEYLLEKLPQYRLLLTGLTRVEGRFLVGLFEASTAPGREEYPVYIEGNPKTRLGTGLLVGRREQFERLVAFAKEDAALAGLVAALVQGLEAVAAPAPLRLGERDFSFGTRTYVMGVVNVTPDSFSDGGRHASADAAIAHGLKLAEAGADILDVGGESTRPGSRPVSAEEELERVLPVVSGLRARTPVPLSVDTTKAAVAREVLRAGVGLINDISGFHFDAELPRVVAEAGAACCLMHMQGTPETMQAAPHYEDLLGEVLAFLEEGVARATAAGVPRERILVDPGIGFGKTLGHNLFLLRRLADLRVLGLPVLVGTSRKGFLGALTGGKPASERLAATLGSVAGMAALGGADVVRVHDVAEAKDVLAVVDAVRGATDGGSAYGSRGR from the coding sequence ATGATTCGTGCCTACCCCCTGCTCGCCGAGCGTCCCTCGGAGGTGGCGCTCGGGTTCCAGCGCCTGGGGCTTCCCACCTTGGCCCAGGAGTACCTGCTGGAGAAGCTGCCCCAGTACCGGCTGCTGCTCACCGGGCTGACGCGGGTAGAGGGGCGGTTTCTCGTGGGGCTCTTCGAGGCCTCCACGGCGCCCGGGCGGGAGGAGTACCCCGTCTACATCGAGGGCAACCCGAAGACCCGGCTGGGCACGGGCCTGCTGGTGGGGCGGCGCGAGCAGTTCGAGCGGCTGGTGGCCTTCGCGAAGGAGGACGCCGCGCTCGCGGGGCTGGTGGCCGCGCTCGTTCAGGGCCTGGAGGCGGTGGCGGCCCCCGCGCCGCTGCGCCTGGGCGAGCGGGACTTCTCCTTCGGGACGCGCACCTACGTCATGGGCGTGGTGAACGTGACGCCCGACAGCTTCTCCGATGGGGGGCGCCATGCCTCGGCGGACGCCGCCATCGCTCATGGGCTGAAGCTGGCGGAGGCGGGCGCGGACATCCTGGACGTGGGCGGCGAGTCCACCCGGCCGGGCTCCCGGCCCGTGTCTGCCGAGGAGGAGCTGGAGCGCGTGCTGCCCGTCGTCTCCGGGCTCCGGGCGCGCACCCCCGTGCCGCTCTCGGTGGACACCACCAAGGCGGCCGTGGCGCGCGAGGTGCTCCGGGCCGGCGTGGGGTTGATCAACGACATCAGCGGCTTCCACTTCGACGCGGAGCTGCCGCGCGTGGTGGCGGAGGCCGGGGCCGCCTGCTGCCTCATGCACATGCAGGGCACTCCGGAGACGATGCAGGCGGCGCCCCACTATGAGGACCTCCTGGGAGAGGTGCTGGCCTTCCTGGAGGAGGGCGTGGCCCGGGCCACCGCGGCCGGGGTGCCCCGGGAGCGGATCCTCGTGGACCCCGGCATCGGCTTCGGCAAGACGCTGGGCCACAACCTGTTCCTGCTGCGCCGGTTGGCGGACCTCCGGGTGCTGGGGCTGCCGGTGCTCGTGGGCACCAGCCGGAAGGGCTTCCTGGGGGCGCTCACCGGGGGCAAACCGGCCTCCGAACGGCTGGCGGCGACGCTGGGCTCGGTTGCTGGCATGGCCGCCCTGGGCGGGGCGGATGTCGTCCGTGTGCACGACGTGGCCGAGGCCAAGGACGTGCTCGCCGTGGTGGACGCCGTGCGCGGCGCCACGGACGGGGGCTCGGCCTACGGGAGCCGAGGTAGGTGA
- the glmM gene encoding phosphoglucosamine mutase gives MAYKVNMSPKEERASQRLFGTDGVRGVANVYPMTAEVAMQLGRALAYLIRNGPHRHRVIIGKDTRLSGYMLEQALSAGITSMGVDVWLTGPLPTPGISNLTTSMRADAGAVISASHNPYQDNGIKFFWRDGFKLPDETEAKIEELLSTGAMDAIRPTADNVGRAFRLDDARGRYIVFLKATFPRELTLEGMTIVVDCANGAAYKTAPAVLEELGAKVITLGVSPDGTNINEKCGALHPENLAQAVVAHGAQLGLALDGDADRLIVVDEKGKVVDGDAIMAICTSELVARQELKKNTLVATVMSNIGLERAVARFGVKVARTRVGDRYVVEEMRKHGYNLGGEQSGHLLFLDHATTGDGTLAALQLLAVMCRQGKPLSELASIFEPVPQTLVNITVRHKRELGELPEVMKVIQSVEQRLGSDGRVLVRFSGTEPKVRILIEGEDAARNEALAREIAEALSRALN, from the coding sequence ATGGCTTATAAGGTGAATATGTCTCCCAAGGAGGAGCGGGCGTCACAGAGGTTGTTCGGCACGGACGGCGTGCGCGGGGTGGCCAACGTCTACCCGATGACCGCCGAGGTCGCGATGCAGCTGGGCCGGGCCCTGGCGTACCTCATCCGCAACGGGCCGCACCGTCACCGCGTCATCATCGGCAAGGACACCCGGCTGTCGGGCTACATGCTGGAGCAGGCGCTCTCCGCGGGCATCACCTCCATGGGGGTGGATGTGTGGCTGACCGGGCCGCTGCCCACCCCGGGCATCTCCAACCTCACCACGTCCATGCGCGCGGACGCGGGCGCGGTCATCTCCGCCTCCCACAACCCGTACCAGGACAACGGCATCAAGTTCTTCTGGCGCGATGGCTTCAAGCTGCCGGACGAGACGGAAGCGAAGATCGAAGAGCTGCTGTCCACCGGCGCCATGGATGCCATCCGCCCCACGGCGGACAACGTCGGCCGGGCGTTCCGCCTGGATGACGCGCGCGGCCGCTACATCGTCTTCCTCAAGGCCACCTTCCCCCGCGAGCTGACGCTGGAGGGGATGACCATCGTCGTGGATTGCGCCAACGGCGCCGCCTACAAGACGGCCCCCGCGGTGCTCGAGGAGCTGGGCGCCAAGGTGATTACCCTGGGCGTGTCCCCGGACGGCACGAACATCAACGAGAAGTGCGGCGCGCTCCACCCGGAGAACCTGGCCCAGGCGGTGGTGGCGCACGGCGCCCAGCTGGGGCTGGCGCTGGATGGGGACGCCGACCGCCTCATCGTCGTGGACGAGAAGGGCAAGGTGGTGGATGGCGACGCCATCATGGCCATCTGCACCAGCGAGCTGGTGGCCCGCCAGGAGCTGAAGAAGAACACGCTGGTGGCCACGGTGATGAGCAACATCGGCCTGGAGCGCGCGGTGGCGCGCTTTGGCGTCAAGGTGGCGCGCACCCGCGTGGGCGACCGCTACGTCGTCGAGGAGATGCGCAAGCACGGCTACAACCTGGGCGGCGAGCAGAGCGGACACCTGCTCTTCCTGGACCACGCCACCACGGGCGACGGTACGCTGGCGGCGCTGCAGCTCTTGGCGGTGATGTGCCGCCAGGGCAAGCCGCTCAGCGAGCTGGCCTCCATCTTCGAGCCGGTGCCGCAGACGCTGGTCAACATCACCGTGCGCCACAAGCGCGAGCTGGGCGAGCTGCCCGAGGTGATGAAGGTCATCCAGAGCGTGGAGCAGCGCCTGGGCAGCGACGGCCGCGTGCTGGTGCGCTTCTCGGGCACCGAGCCCAAGGTGCGCATCCTCATCGAGGGCGAGGACGCGGCGCGCAACGAGGCCCTGGCGCGGGAGATCGCCGAGGCGCTCTCGCGCGCGCTGAACTGA
- a CDS encoding pyridoxine 5'-phosphate synthase → MTQRLGVNVDHVATLRQARRTTYPDPVTAAALAELAGARQITIHLREDRRHIQDRDLRILRETCQTLLNLEMAATAEMVKIAYEYKPDVVTLVPERREELTTEGGLDVTGQREAVAKIIKNLKDGEIIVSLFIDPDLDQVRAAHKVDANRIELHTGRYCEARNERERARELGRIVDAAKSAAKLGMSVAAGHGLNYDNVQPIARIQEIDELNIGHAIVARAVLVGFERAVREMLELMRDPG, encoded by the coding sequence ATGACACAGCGATTGGGTGTGAACGTGGACCACGTGGCGACGCTGCGGCAGGCGCGGCGCACCACCTATCCGGATCCCGTGACGGCCGCGGCGCTGGCGGAGCTGGCTGGCGCGCGGCAGATCACCATCCACCTCCGGGAGGACCGGCGCCACATCCAGGACCGCGACCTGCGCATCCTCCGGGAGACGTGCCAGACGCTGCTCAACCTGGAGATGGCGGCCACCGCGGAGATGGTGAAGATCGCCTACGAGTACAAGCCGGACGTGGTGACGCTGGTGCCCGAGCGGCGCGAGGAGCTCACCACCGAGGGCGGGCTCGACGTGACGGGCCAGCGCGAGGCGGTGGCGAAGATCATCAAGAACCTCAAGGACGGGGAGATCATCGTCTCGCTGTTCATCGATCCGGATTTGGACCAGGTGCGCGCGGCGCACAAGGTGGATGCCAACCGCATCGAGCTGCACACGGGCCGCTACTGCGAGGCGCGCAACGAGCGCGAGCGGGCGCGGGAGCTCGGCCGCATCGTGGACGCGGCCAAGAGCGCGGCGAAGCTGGGCATGAGCGTGGCCGCGGGCCACGGGCTCAACTACGACAACGTGCAGCCCATCGCGCGCATCCAGGAGATCGACGAGCTGAACATCGGCCATGCCATCGTGGCGCGCGCGGTGCTGGTGGGCTTCGAGCGCGCGGTGCGCGAGATGCTGGAGCTGATGCGCGACCCGGGGTAG
- the acpS gene encoding holo-ACP synthase: MAIVGLGMDICSVERIQRILQGPRGERFLERVYTAAERALCSGRADAASAYAARFAAKEALVKALGAPPGLSWQDMEVVRGAGMPRFVLSGVAHEVMERRRLDALLTMTHDAGVAAATVILQERA; encoded by the coding sequence ATGGCGATTGTCGGGTTGGGCATGGACATCTGCTCGGTGGAGCGCATCCAGCGCATCCTCCAAGGGCCGCGCGGCGAGCGCTTCCTGGAGCGCGTGTACACGGCCGCCGAGCGCGCCCTGTGCAGCGGCCGGGCGGACGCGGCCAGCGCCTATGCGGCGCGCTTCGCCGCGAAGGAGGCGCTGGTGAAGGCGCTGGGCGCGCCCCCCGGGCTGAGCTGGCAGGACATGGAGGTGGTGCGGGGCGCGGGCATGCCGCGCTTCGTCCTCTCCGGCGTGGCGCACGAGGTGATGGAGCGGCGGCGGCTGGACGCGCTGCTGACGATGACCCATGACGCGGGGGTGGCCGCGGCCACCGTCATCCTGCAGGAGCGAGCCTGA
- a CDS encoding NAD(P)H-hydrate dehydratase, translating to MQWVLTAAQMREAEQAAESQHGMPSALLMENAGRALAEVARSLAGPQGRFHVVCGPGNNGGDGLVAARFLLEGGARLSVAVVGERGKMTAEAQRNLKALESAAFTAQSLEALPELGPGDVVVDALFGTGLSRAPAGPFAEAIQRMQRWRGAGARVVAADVPSGLQSDTGEPFSPCVEADVTVSFGLFKRGQILEPGASLCGEVRRVDIGLSLAAARSLTGPGVPRLVEEADARGALPPRRADSHKGTYGHVLGVAGSRGKSGAAALLARAALRSGAGLVSVATRAEVLEGVMAHAPEIMGIPLEASGPLGLADLEPLLAAAEGKDALVIGPGIPRGPETGQLIGELLTRVDADVVLDADALNAVASDLSVLRRAKRQVVLTPHPGEMARLTGLSTKEVQARRLEVARDFAMAHGVTLVLKGTRTLTVSADGELFINPTGNPGMATGGTGDVLSGICGAFLAQGFPVPDAIWAAVYTHGLAGDLAARRSGKVGLIAGDLLQGLCDVWTRWDR from the coding sequence ATGCAGTGGGTCCTGACCGCCGCACAGATGCGCGAGGCCGAGCAGGCCGCCGAGTCCCAGCACGGAATGCCCTCGGCGCTGCTCATGGAGAACGCGGGCCGGGCCCTGGCCGAGGTGGCCCGGAGCCTGGCAGGCCCCCAGGGACGCTTCCACGTCGTCTGCGGCCCGGGCAACAACGGCGGGGATGGGCTGGTGGCCGCGCGCTTCCTGCTGGAGGGCGGGGCGCGCCTGTCGGTGGCCGTGGTGGGCGAGCGCGGCAAGATGACCGCCGAGGCCCAGCGCAACCTGAAGGCCCTGGAGTCCGCCGCCTTCACGGCTCAGTCCCTGGAGGCCCTGCCGGAGCTGGGGCCGGGGGACGTGGTGGTGGATGCCCTCTTTGGCACCGGGCTCAGCCGGGCGCCCGCGGGGCCGTTCGCGGAGGCCATCCAGCGCATGCAGCGGTGGCGCGGGGCCGGGGCCCGGGTGGTGGCCGCTGATGTGCCCTCTGGCTTGCAGAGTGACACCGGCGAGCCCTTCAGCCCGTGCGTGGAGGCGGACGTCACCGTCTCCTTCGGGCTGTTCAAGCGCGGGCAGATCCTGGAGCCGGGCGCCTCGCTGTGCGGCGAGGTGCGGCGCGTGGACATCGGGCTGTCCCTGGCGGCGGCCCGGAGCCTCACGGGGCCCGGGGTGCCGCGCCTCGTGGAGGAGGCCGATGCCCGGGGGGCCCTGCCGCCCCGGCGCGCGGACAGCCACAAGGGGACGTATGGGCACGTGCTGGGCGTGGCCGGCAGCCGGGGCAAGTCGGGCGCGGCGGCCCTCCTGGCCCGGGCGGCGCTGCGCTCCGGGGCGGGGCTGGTCTCCGTGGCCACCCGCGCGGAGGTGCTGGAGGGCGTGATGGCCCACGCGCCCGAAATCATGGGCATCCCCCTGGAGGCCTCGGGGCCTCTGGGCCTCGCGGACCTGGAGCCGCTGCTCGCGGCGGCCGAGGGCAAGGATGCGCTCGTCATCGGCCCGGGCATTCCCCGGGGGCCGGAGACGGGCCAGCTCATTGGAGAGCTGCTCACGCGCGTGGACGCGGACGTGGTGCTGGATGCGGACGCGCTCAACGCCGTGGCCTCGGACCTGAGCGTCCTGCGCCGCGCGAAGCGCCAGGTGGTGCTCACACCCCACCCGGGCGAGATGGCCCGCCTCACGGGGCTCTCCACGAAGGAGGTCCAGGCCCGCCGCCTGGAGGTGGCCCGGGACTTCGCGATGGCGCACGGGGTGACGCTCGTGCTCAAGGGCACCCGGACGCTCACCGTGAGCGCCGATGGCGAGCTCTTCATCAACCCCACGGGCAACCCGGGCATGGCCACGGGCGGCACGGGGGATGTGCTCTCTGGAATCTGCGGCGCGTTCCTCGCGCAGGGCTTCCCGGTCCCGGACGCCATCTGGGCCGCCGTCTACACCCACGGCCTCGCGGGAGATCTCGCCGCGCGGCGCAGCGGCAAGGTGGGGCTCATCGCGGGTGACCTTCTTCAAGGGCTGTGCGACGTCTGGACCCGGTGGGACCGGTGA
- the tsaE gene encoding tRNA (adenosine(37)-N6)-threonylcarbamoyltransferase complex ATPase subunit type 1 TsaE has protein sequence MKPPTLTRTVRSGSPEETHRLGVRLGGLLQPGDFIGLVGDLGAGKTHLVRGVAEGAEVPRSQVASPTFAIVYPYSGRIPLYHADLYRISDEDELYATGFFDLVGGPGAVLVEWLDQVPGAAPREFLRLTLRPTAEDARELQAEAFGARPAALLAAWLP, from the coding sequence GTGAAGCCGCCCACGCTGACGCGCACCGTACGCTCCGGGTCTCCCGAGGAAACGCACCGGCTGGGCGTGCGCCTGGGCGGGCTGCTCCAGCCCGGGGACTTCATCGGCCTCGTGGGAGACCTGGGCGCGGGCAAGACGCACCTGGTGCGCGGGGTGGCCGAGGGGGCCGAGGTGCCTCGCTCGCAGGTCGCCAGCCCCACGTTCGCCATCGTCTACCCCTACAGCGGGCGCATTCCGCTGTACCACGCGGACCTCTACCGCATCTCGGACGAGGACGAGCTCTACGCCACGGGGTTCTTCGACCTGGTGGGAGGCCCCGGCGCGGTGCTGGTGGAGTGGTTGGATCAGGTGCCAGGGGCGGCGCCGCGCGAATTCCTGCGCCTCACCTTGCGCCCCACGGCGGAGGATGCGCGGGAGCTTCAGGCCGAGGCCTTCGGGGCCCGGCCCGCGGCGCTGCTGGCCGCCTGGCTGCCGTGA
- a CDS encoding class II glutamine amidotransferase: MCRLFGFRSAVPAAVHPSLVTQKNSLVIQSREHKDGWGIAAYGADPTPRVAHGVGAAHSDPDFHRVSSLVSSHTVVAHVRLASVGAVEMRNSHPFLHGRWSFVHNGTLRDFPQHQKALESLIHPEFRVNIQGTTDSERCLYLFLTRLSARSALDAPARVDDVARALAETMQLVAELTDKPGQPRSAMNFLATDGEVMVATRRHRTLFISDGRRGACGKTQLPVGTRLEQLVIASEALCGDQTGWEEVPEESIVGVDGQLVLHRWSVQDFALSR, translated from the coding sequence ATGTGCCGCCTGTTTGGATTCCGCTCCGCAGTTCCTGCCGCCGTTCATCCCTCGCTGGTGACGCAAAAGAACTCGCTCGTCATCCAGTCACGTGAACACAAGGATGGTTGGGGAATCGCCGCCTACGGGGCGGATCCCACCCCTCGCGTGGCGCACGGCGTGGGCGCCGCCCACAGCGATCCCGACTTCCACCGGGTGAGCAGCTTGGTGTCCTCTCACACCGTGGTAGCGCATGTCCGCCTGGCCTCCGTGGGGGCGGTCGAGATGCGCAACTCGCACCCGTTCCTGCACGGCCGCTGGTCGTTCGTGCACAACGGCACGCTGAGAGACTTTCCCCAGCACCAGAAGGCGCTCGAATCGCTCATCCACCCCGAGTTCCGCGTGAACATCCAGGGCACGACGGACTCGGAGCGCTGCCTCTACCTCTTCCTCACCCGGCTGTCGGCGCGAAGCGCGCTGGACGCACCGGCGCGGGTGGATGACGTGGCGCGCGCGCTCGCGGAGACGATGCAGTTGGTGGCGGAGCTCACCGACAAGCCGGGCCAGCCCCGCTCGGCGATGAACTTCCTCGCCACGGATGGGGAGGTGATGGTGGCCACGCGCCGGCACCGCACGCTCTTCATCAGCGATGGGCGCCGCGGCGCTTGTGGGAAGACCCAGTTGCCGGTGGGCACGCGGCTCGAGCAGCTCGTCATCGCCAGCGAAGCGCTGTGCGGCGATCAGACCGGCTGGGAAGAGGTCCCCGAGGAGAGCATCGTCGGCGTGGATGGCCAGCTCGTCCTGCACCGCTGGTCCGTGCAGGACTTCGCCCTGTCGCGCTGA
- the hutI gene encoding imidazolonepropionase: MEPLDLLIRNTSEVLTVEGSHREPAERALTPKPQACLGVRGGRVAWVGPEAALPSGALTPDTQVLDAGGMLVGPGFVDPHTHLVFAGERASEFDLRCQGATYLQIAQAGGGIVSTVRATRAASEEELIRLALPRLQRLLEYGVTTAEVKSGYGLDRESELKMLRVVRQLAPLTPVELVPTLLCAHAVPEEFKGRREAYVELCIQEILPAVAQEGLARFCDIFVEQSAFTPDEARRLLRAAQALGLRPRLHGDQLTSGGGAELAAELGAATVDHLEHVSEAGIRALAQADVTAVLVPTSTLFLRMRPYAPGRKLRDAGVNVALGTNVNPGSAMSENLPLALGLACLENGLTAAEAYWAVTRGAALALGLPSRGRLAVGDPADVVIYSCSNHQHLPYHLGVNHARTVLKAGRVVVSRMDTANCC; encoded by the coding sequence ATGGAACCGTTGGACCTGCTGATCCGCAACACCTCCGAGGTGCTCACCGTCGAGGGCTCCCACCGTGAACCCGCCGAGCGGGCCCTCACCCCGAAGCCCCAGGCCTGCCTGGGAGTACGCGGCGGCCGGGTGGCCTGGGTGGGCCCCGAAGCAGCGCTGCCCTCCGGCGCGCTCACCCCGGACACCCAGGTGCTGGATGCCGGGGGCATGCTCGTGGGCCCAGGCTTCGTGGACCCCCACACGCACCTGGTGTTCGCCGGCGAGCGCGCCTCCGAGTTCGACTTGCGCTGCCAGGGCGCCACCTACCTGCAGATTGCCCAGGCCGGTGGCGGCATCGTCAGCACCGTGCGCGCCACACGGGCCGCGAGCGAGGAGGAACTCATCCGGCTGGCGCTCCCCCGCCTCCAGCGGTTGCTGGAGTACGGCGTCACCACCGCCGAGGTGAAGAGCGGCTACGGGCTGGACCGGGAGAGCGAGCTGAAGATGCTGCGCGTGGTGCGCCAGCTGGCGCCACTCACGCCGGTGGAGCTGGTGCCCACGCTGCTGTGCGCCCACGCGGTGCCGGAGGAGTTCAAGGGCCGCCGCGAGGCCTACGTGGAGCTGTGCATCCAGGAGATCCTCCCCGCCGTGGCGCAGGAAGGCCTGGCCCGCTTCTGCGACATCTTCGTCGAGCAGAGCGCCTTCACGCCGGACGAGGCCCGCCGGCTCCTGCGGGCCGCCCAGGCCCTGGGGCTGCGGCCCCGGCTGCATGGCGATCAGCTCACCTCGGGCGGGGGCGCGGAGCTGGCCGCCGAGCTGGGCGCGGCCACGGTGGACCACCTGGAGCACGTGAGCGAGGCCGGCATCCGCGCGCTCGCCCAGGCGGACGTCACCGCCGTCCTCGTGCCCACCTCCACCCTCTTCCTGCGCATGCGCCCCTACGCCCCCGGCCGCAAGCTGCGCGACGCGGGCGTCAACGTTGCTTTGGGCACCAACGTGAATCCAGGTTCGGCCATGTCGGAGAACCTGCCCTTGGCCCTGGGGCTTGCCTGCCTGGAAAACGGGCTGACGGCAGCCGAGGCGTACTGGGCGGTCACCCGGGGAGCGGCCCTCGCCCTGGGTTTGCCCTCGCGGGGAAGGCTGGCCGTGGGCGATCCGGCGGATGTTGTTATTTATTCGTGCTCAAACCATCAACACCTGCCCTACCACCTCGGAGTGAATCACGCTCGCACGGTGTTGAAGGCAGGCCGTGTGGTGGTGTCTCGGATGGACACGGCGAACTGTTGTTAA